From a region of the Triticum urartu cultivar G1812 unplaced genomic scaffold, Tu2.1 TuUngrouped_contig_4773, whole genome shotgun sequence genome:
- the LOC125528290 gene encoding cytochrome P450 89A2-like: MDQLLVLLAFLLCGLLAVFRRGRAPPPPPSLAMHKISDPAVAHRALVENADAFSNRPPARLHVAQAARRRGQRNENLNTMAHGPHWRALRCNLTAETLHPSRLAGLAPLQREAVQGLIAALSSAPRGGREEVTEVHQHLYGAVFSVVARLCFGDVVDEDHVRAMRHDIQRFQLAIGLVKPFTATGSVMEKLVEWRWLRRLFAIDVRLKELFLPPIEAWRRVVRSPRPRDDNGRRPYVESLINLRVPNEDGGRRALRDEEMVRLISEFLGAGTGTVVASLEWALAHLVDKPEVQEKLHCEVNDGEVSRVGAGMPYLHAVVLETLRMHPPLPVIPRHVHANAVGVLAGGMAVPPPAGDFYVNFSAGDIGRDSKIWKDPDEFLPERFLTGGDGEGIGPLPAPKQIRMMPFGAGHRFCPGVGMAMVNMKCFLAAIVCEFEWAPPTGIAAVDLTELDSFFKVMKKPLSARVTRRTKSI; this comes from the coding sequence ATGGATCAGCTCCTCGTGCTCCTCGCGTTTCTCCTGTGCGGCCTCCTCGCCGTCTTCCGGCGCGgccgcgctcctcctcctccaccctCACTTGCCATGCACAAGATCAGCGACCCAGCTGTCGCCCACCGCGCGCTCGTCGAGAACGCAGACGCCTTCTCGAATCGCCCGCCCGCGCGCCTGCACGTGGCCCAGGCCGCCCGGCGACGCGGCCAGCGGAACGAGAACCTCAACACCATGGCACACGGACCGCACTGGCGCGCCCTCCGGTGCAACCTCACCGCCGAGACCCTCCATCCGTCTCGCCTGGCCGGCCTAGCGCCGCTGCAGCGGGAGGCCGTCCAGGGCCTCATCGCCGCGCTGTCGTCCGCCCCCCGGGGAGGCCGGGAGGAGGTGACGGAGGTGCACCAGCACCTCTATGGCGCCGTGTTCTCGGTCGTCGCGCGCCTGTGCTTCGGTGACGTCGTCGACGAGGACCACGTGCGCGCTATGCGCCACGACATACAACGCTTCCAGCTCGCCATTGGGCTGGTCAAGCCCTTCACGGCCACGGGCTCCGTGATGGAGAAGCTCGTGGAGTGGAGATGGCTGCGCAGGCTCTTCGCCATCGATGTCCGGCTCAAGGAGCTATTCCTCCCTCCCATCGAGGCATGGAGGCGGGTGGTCCGGTCTCCTCGACCACGTGACGACAACGGCCGTCGTCCGTACGTCGAGTCACTCATCAATCTCCGCGTCCCCAACGAGGACGGCGGCCGGCGCGCTCTTAGGGACGAGGAGATGGTGCGGCTGATCTCGGAGTTCCTTGGCGCCGGCACGGGGACGGTGGTGGCAAGCCTCGAATGGGCCCTCGCCCACCTTGTCGACAAGCCGGAGGTGCAGGAGAAGCTACACTGCGAGGTCAACGACGGCGAGGTTTCCCGTGTGGGTGCAGGCATGCCTTACCTGCATGCCGTCGTGCTGGAGACCCTTCGCATGCACCCACCGTTGCCGGTCATCCCGCGCCATGTCCATGCCAATGCCGTCGGAGTGCTGGCCGGAGGAATGGCCGTGCCGCCGCCAGCCGGCGACTTTTACGTGAATTTCTCTGCGGGGGACATTGGCAGGGACAGCAAGATATGGAAGGATCCCGACGAGTTCCTGCCGGAGCGGTTCCTTACCGGCGGCGACGGGGAGGGCATTGGCCCGTTGCCGGCGCCCAAGCAGATCAGGATGATGCCATTTGGCGCAGGGCATAGGTTCTGCCCTGGCGTGGGGATGGCGATGGTGAACATGAAGTGCTTCTTGGCGGCAATCGTCTGCGAGTTCGAGTGGGCGCCGCCGACTGGCATTGCCGCTGTTGACCTCACGGAGCTGGATTCCTTCTTCAAGGTGATGAAGAAGCCGCTTTCCGCACGTGTCACGCGACGCACTAAATCCATCTAA